The DNA region GTCACTAACGACGACATCGAGTCGCCCCCTGATTTAGTGATAGAAAAGAGCGACGGCCACGACACTGCCCGGGCGGGTGAAACCCTGACTTACACTCTCGCCATTAGCAACGTCGGCGCTCAGGCGGCTACCGGCGTTATTGTCGCCGACACCTTGCCAACGCTGACAAGGTTCGTCGCCGCCAGCGATGGCGGAACCGCCTCGGGGCGCCTTGTCACCTGGCCCGTCTTCGACCTGGCCGCCGGGGCCAGCGTCACTCGCACCGTCACCGTTAAGGTAACTGATATGCTCCCTGGTGGAAGCTCGACAGCCCGCATCCGCGATACGAGAACCTGGGAAGACCCTCGAGGCAGTGGCCTCCGCATTACCTTCTCCACGCCGGAACATTACTCTGGTTGCCGGCCACCGGCGACGATCACCAACGCCGCTACCGTCGCCGACGATGGCGCTCACGGCCCCGACCCGACGCCGGAGAACAATACGGCCAGCGACACTGACCGGGTGATCGCTTCCGATGTGATCTGGACGACGGGCATCCCCAACAACTGGAGTCTGGTAGGCTGGGTGAGAGTCGAATACGTCACTGACACAGGCCGCATCCTGATTAAGCAATACCGGGTGAGACAAACTGGCAATCTAAGATTGACGGTCACTTATCCACCGGTCAGTGAGTGGCCGGTGATGAGAAACGGGATCGCCGAGATCCACGTTGACCTGTCCATTGGAGTCTTCGATAACAATGGGAGGCCGGTGAGATGGGTGGGCGGTGACCAACGTCGGGCGCCGGGCACCCTGGGGCCGGGTCAGGATTGGGATGTGTGGTGCCGCGTAGCAAATCGGTAAAAAAAAAAAATTAATGCTACCGGGCAAACTTCAAGTTCAATTAGAAGACCCGGCTCCAAACGCCTGTTGGCAACCGCCAGCAGGCGTTTGTTATTTTTTTCTGCCGCTTTATCGCAGGCTCTTCGTCGTGATATTTGTTTTATGCCCTGCCACTGATTCTGAAAAATGCTTGCGCCTCACGGCCAAAGAGGAGTAATATGATCTGTGGGAGCGGGTTATAGTTTTGCCCAACTGTTTTGTGAAGCCTCTACCGCTCTCTGTTGTAGCGTTTAGTTTGGGAGCAATAACGTGAGCTTTGGGCAGGCAGTTGGCCCAATCAAACCGTCCGCTGACGTTGAGTGAAACGTCGGGGGCGGTTTTTTGTTTTCCGCCCACCGGGACACAGAAGGGAGGCAACCATCGAACGAACATGATCGTCAAACTGAGATGCAACATCCATCAAGTGGCCTACAAGGCCGGTGACCGGCTGAACTCCGGTCGGAAAGGAAACACACAATGTCAGAGCAAGAGAACGTCAAAATTGCGCAGATGTTTTTCGACAACTTCAATGCCCACAATTTGGACTGGGCTGATGGGATCGTCACCGACGATTATCGGGCCGAGGGGCCAGGCGCGCCTGGCCCGATGACCAGAGAGCAGGTAAAAATGCAAAACCAGGGTTTTCTGACGGCGTTCCCTGATTTGCATTTTGAGGTGACGCTCACTCTCAGCCAGGGTGACTATGTTGTGCTACATTGGATAGGCACCGGCACACACACCGGGCCGCTCCCTACACCTTCAGGCGGCGCTATCCCGCCCACCGGCAAAAAGGGGACAGTGTCGGGCAGTGTCACCTATCAGTTCCGGGAAGGCAAAGTGGCCCGCGCCTGGAATTTCTGGGATATGGCCAGCCTGTTGGGGCAGTTGGGCTTACTGCCGCCTATGTAACCACAACTTGATATTCAACCAACCCTCAGAGCCTGTTTGACAAATCGAGTTTTGGCCGATTTCTGTAGGGCGAATTGGCAATTCGCCCTACAATTTCTGAATTTCAAAACAGGCTCGCGGGTTGGCATTGTGCATTGTGAATTGTGGATTAGCGGCAAAGACTGTGGGAGCCGACGATGATTAAGCCTTGACTTCAGGCGGCGATTTTTGTTATAGTGCCGTCAACCACATAAACCAAAAACGTCGAAGAGGACGAGTATGCGCCGAAACGAGGCATAGAGAGTCGGACAGAAGTTGGTGGAAGCCCGACGCCCACGCTGACGCGGAATGGCCCTCAGAGTTGCAAGGCAAAAAGCTGTGAAGCTGAGTAGCCGCCGCCGGAGACGCCACCGTTATCAGGGCAGAGGGTATCGCCATAAAAGGCTGTGCCCGCAAAAAGTGAGGCTGGCCTACGCAAAATCTGTCGCATCGTCGGCAGATTTTTGTTTATGTATCCCACCGACCTAAACTGGGTGGCACCACGGAAGACTGCTTTCGTCCCAAAAGATGGAAGCAGTCTTTTTGATTCTCGCAAAAGCACGGATTTCCAGAAGAGGCGGATCGCGATCTGTTCATTCTGAGAATCCGTGCTCTGAAGAGGCAATACTATGGTGCTTGCTCAACCCACTCTAACTCACCACTCTGACTTTTCCACGCACGTCACCGTCGCCCGCGAACTGCCCACCGATCTCGAAACGCCTGTCTCAGTCTACCTTAAACTTGCGGCGGGCGGCGGGCCGTCGTTTTTGCTGGAGAGCGTGACCGGCGGCGAGCAGGTGGCGCGTTATTCGTTCATCGGCGTCGAGCCGAAGGTTGCGCTCGTTCTGCGCGGGCGGACGATTGAGCGACACGCGGGCGGCCAAATTACCGATTACGAATTACCAAGCAACGTTGACCCTCTCGAATCAATCCGCGCCGAGCTGGCCGATTACGCCGTCGAGCACGCCCCAGACCTGCCGCGCTTCCTCGGCGGCATGGTCGGCTATCTCGGTTACGAGACTGTCCAGTTCTTTGAGCCGACGTTTGATTTGCCGAAAGCCGATCTGCCAGATGGCATCTTCCTGCTGGCCGACACGGTGGTAGCATTTGATCATGCGCGAGGGCGGACGCTGTTGATGA from Chloroflexota bacterium includes:
- a CDS encoding ester cyclase translates to MSEQENVKIAQMFFDNFNAHNLDWADGIVTDDYRAEGPGAPGPMTREQVKMQNQGFLTAFPDLHFEVTLTLSQGDYVVLHWIGTGTHTGPLPTPSGGAIPPTGKKGTVSGSVTYQFREGKVARAWNFWDMASLLGQLGLLPPM